A part of Biomphalaria glabrata chromosome 3, xgBioGlab47.1, whole genome shotgun sequence genomic DNA contains:
- the LOC106073770 gene encoding CDK-activating kinase assembly factor MAT1-like, which produces MEEQGCPRCKTTKYRNPSLKLLVNVCGHSLCESCVELLFVKGSGLCPECGTSLRRSTFRLQIFEDASVEKEIDIRKRVLRDFNKKEEDFPSLQEYNDYLEMIETIVFNLTNHQDVEATKKMIDQYKKENKDQIKKNLSKLSKDEEFLETLIEQEQHETTIRKMILLEEEKKEKAAKRKSKEALIDALMYQDRPAHDIISSHKELAQHEELEAKRATTAFSTGIKIGHRSDIVPLNKQETAQLYRYCPLVIEWCGPEPPTVDELYTDGYLRNIRTISDAERAGGFREALACHRALQDAFSGLYSFPNVSAPSPAKRKSFPQTAAHSPMITS; this is translated from the exons GTGTGAAAGCTGTGTTGAGCTTCTTTTTGTTAAAGGCTCAGGACTCTGTCCAGAATGTGGCACATCTTTGCGAAGGTCAACCTTTCGACTCCAAATCTTTGAAGATGCTTCTGTTGAAAAGGAAATTGATATTAGGAAAAGAGTCCTTCGAGA CTTCAACAAAAAGGAAGAAGATTTCCCCAGTCTACAAGAATACAATGATTACTTGGAGATGATTGAAACAATAG TGTTTAATTTAACTAACCATCAAGACGTGGAAGCCACAAAGAAAATGATTGATCAAtacaagaaagaaaataaagaccAAATCAAGAAAAATCTGTCGAAACTG AGTAAAGATGAAGAGTTTCTTGAAACACTGATAGAACAAGAACAGCACGAAACCACAATTAGAAAAATGATTCTTTTGgaggaagagaaaaaagagaaggcGGCAAAGAGAAAGAGCAAGGAAGCATTAATTGATGCCTTG ATGTATCAAGACAGACCCGCCCATGATATTATCAGCTCTCATAAAGAATTGGCTCAGCATGAAGAACTAGAAGCCAAGCGAGCTACTACAGCGTTCTCTACTGGCATCAAAATT GGTCATCGTAGTGACATCGTCCCATTGAACAAGCAAGAAACTGCTCAGCTGTATAGGTATTGCCCATTAGTTATAGAGTGGTGTGGCCCCGAGCCTCCCACGGTGGATGAACTCTACACAGATGG ttaTTTGAGGAACATTCGAACAATATCAGATGCCGAGAGAGCCGGTGGTTTCCGTGAAGCCTTGGCCTGTCACCGTGCCCTGCAGGATGCATTCAGTGGATTGTACAGCTTCCCCAACGTCTCAGCCCCATCCCCTGCCAAAAGAAAGAGCTTCCCACAAACCGCAGCACATTCCCCGATGATAACCAGTTGA